AATGCCGCCTAGTTGTCATCAGCTCTGCGCTGATGACACTGGATGCCCCTGCCGATGCTGCTTGCTGCCACAACGCTGGAGTTGGGCATGGCCTCACCGCCGGCAACGCTGCAGCCGAGGCCACTGCTCACCCTGGAGCGCACCGCACGGCGGCTGCCACGCACTGGGGACCCGATCTGGGATCTGCGGCTCGACATTCCCGGTGAGCCCGTGCGCCATTTCGATGCCGTGAGTGGCCGGGCCGACCGCCAAGGCGCCAACCGCGATCAGATGGGCAGCGAAGCCCCTCTCCCCGTAGGCCGCTATCGCCTGGGTGCGATCGAACCCCTGGGACCCCGCGACCCCAAGGAGCTGGGCCCGATCTGGATCGGCATCGAACCGGAATTCAGCACCGGCCGGCGTGTGCTGGGCATCCACCTTGACCCCAGCGCGGGCCGCAACTGGAATAGCGGCACCGCCGGCTGCATCGGCCTGATCCGCTCCAACGACATGGTTGCCCTCGCCGAGCTGGTGCGCCGCAGCGGCACCAACACCCTGGTTGTGGCGCAGTAGAGCCAGCGTTGCTAGCGATGGGGTACCGCCGAGGTGACGGCGCGGCCACCAGCGCCCCACTGCTCCAAGCCGGCGGCAATGGGCACCTCACTGAGATGCACCATTCCTCACACCACCCGCCCCGGCGCAAGCCGGGGCTTTTCGCATGGAGCGAGGCCAACACGGAGAATGCAGGCCATCTGGCCCGATGGCATGCCCGCCGACTCCACCACCCTGCTCGAAGCCCTGCGTTGGCGGTACGCCACCAAAGCGTTTGACGCCAACCGGCAGATTGATGCCCCCACCTGGAGCGCCCTGGAGGAGGCGCTGGTGCTCACCGCCTCCAGCTACGGCCTGCAGCCCTGGACGTTCCTGGTGATCACCGATGCAGCGATCCGCGCCGAGCTCCGCCCCCACTCCTGGAACCAGAGCCAGATCACCGATTGCTCCCATCTGGTGGTGCTGCTGAAGAAGCGCACGATCACCGCCTCCGATGCCGATCGCCTGATCCAGGCCACCGCAAGCACCCGCGGCATCGAGGCCAGCGTGCTCGATGGCTACCGCCAGATGATCCAGGTGGATCTGATCGATGGCCCCCGCAGCCAGATCATCAGCCAGTGGGCCGCCAACCAGGTGTACATCTCCCTGGGCAACCTGCTCACCAGCGCCGCCCTGCTGGGCGTGGACACCTGCGCGATCGAAGGCTTCAGCCCCGCCGACTACGACCGCATCCTTGGCCTGGAGACCAGCGACTACCAGAGCTGCGTGGTGTGCGCCTGCGGCTATCGCAGCGCCGACGACAAATACGCCAGCCTCGCCAAGGTGCGCTACGCCGCCAGCGATCTGATCGAACACCGCTGATCCCCCATCCCCACAAAGCCATGGCAAGCAAATCCAAAACCCCAACCAAGGCACCGGTGGCGAAGCCTGTGCTCAGCGAAGGCGCCCAAATCAAGCTGCAGATCGCCGCCACCGTGTTTGTGCCGATGCTGGCGCTGGGGATCTGGCTCAACAGCAAAGGGTTCTTCAATTAACGGCGAATCAGCCCGAAACGCTCAACAGCAGCCGCCGGATTCTGCGGCAGCTGCTGTCACCAAGCTGCGATCAAACGGAATCACGCTTCCGCAGCCTTCAAACAGGCCGTAGTGGCGATCGAAATCACCAATGAACTCGAAGTGCGAGGCAAACCGCGTTTGCTGCAACATTCGATAAGTGTTACCGCACACCGGAAATACCCGGCCGGCCTCGATGCTGTGGTGTTTGTCGAACTCCAGCCGCGTGGGTGATTCGCCAATGGAACCCCGGTAGATCACGGCCTGGCCATGGTCTTCGCAGGCATCTTCGAGTTCGGAGATGTTGAACAGGCGGTAGGTGGCGGAATAAAAGCGTGCTTCGCCCACAAGGGCGGCCAGCTCGGGCTCAGTGATCTCCAGCGGCCGGTCGCTCACCAGGCGCGGATCGGCAAAGCCGGCGGCGCGGGCCATGCGCAGGAAGTCGTTCCAATAGAGCGCGCCGCCCAGGCACTCGCCGTAGAGCACCGGATGGCTCTGCACCGCCGCCGGTAGGCGTCGATCGGCATACACATCGGAGAAATAGAACTCTCCACCGGGCTTGAGCAGCCGCTGGGCACCCCGCAGCACCGCAGGCTTGTCGGTGGAGAGATTGAGCACACAGTTGCTCACGATCACATCGAAGCTGGCGGGCTCCAGATCCAGCGCCTCCAACGCTTCGATGCGCCCCTCCAGGAAACGCACGTTGGCGTAGCCGAACTGTTCGGCATGAAACGCTTCGTGCCGGCGCGCCACCTCCAACTGCTCCGGCGTCATATCGACACCCACCACCTCGCCGCTTCCGCCCACCAGCTGGGCCAGCAGATACACATCACGGCCGCTGCCGCTGCCGAGATCGAGGATCCGGCAGCCCTCCAACAGGGGCGGGCACACCAGGCCACAGCCGTAATAGCGGCTGCTCACCTCCGGATGCACCCGGGCCAGCAGTGGCTTCAGCCAAGCAGGCACCGCATCGGCATCACAGCAGGCGCTGGTTTTGAGATCGGCACTGCTCTGCAGCTCCTGGCCGTAGTAGGCCTGCACCAACTCCTGCATCGGTTCCTGAGGCTGATCGGGGCTTTGGCTCAACCGTAGGGAAAGGGGCTGTGCGAAGGGATCAGCCGGGATCCTGCACGCTTTCGAGGGAAGGCCCAAAGGAGCGCCCACCCGCGGCCGGTTGATAAACGCCAGGCAACGACGGATCGGGAGCCAGCCAGGCGGGCAGGCGCTCACCCGCCTTCAGCAATGGCAGCGGGGCGGGGCCAGCCCAGCCGGCGGGACGGCTGACAGGTAGGGCGTAACGCAGCGTGATCGCGTCACCGGCCCGGAGCCGGGACGCGGCCGGCTGCCGCTTCACCTCCAGCACCTGGGCCTGGGCCCGCAGCTGCTCGGGCTCAGCGCCGGCGGCCATGGTGTGCACGCTGCGCACCAGCAGCTCCAACACGTAAGGCGCCTGGCGCTGCTCCTGGCCATACACCCAGGGGGGCAGCTCAGCGTGAGCGCTGGGCAACCAGCCCAGGGCGATGGCGCCCAAGACGGGCAGCAGCGGCAAGCGAGGTGCGTTCATCACCACACGCTCGCGGGGTCAGCATGCCGGTTCCTAGATTCATAACCTCGAGAACACAGTTCTTCATGTTCGACGCCTTTACCAAGGTTGTTGCCCAGGCCGACGCCCGCGGCGAATTCCTGAACGCTGGTCAGATCGATGCCCTCGCCGCCATGGTGGCCGAGAGCAACAAGCGCATGGATGCCGTGAACCGCATCACCTCCAATGCGTCCAAGATCGTCACTGGCGCAGCCCGTGATCTCTTCGATCAGCAGCCCGCCCTGATCGCCCCCGGCGGCAACGCCTACACCCACCGCCGCATGGCTGCCTGCCTGCGCGACATGGAGATCATCCTCCGCTACGTGACCTACGCCGTGTTCACCGGCGATGCGTCCGTGCTGGAAGACCGCTGCCTGAACGGCCTGCGTGAGACCTATCTGGCCCTGGGCGTGCCTGGCGCTTCCGTGGCTGAAGGCGTGCGCAAGATGAAGGACGCCGCCATCGCGATCGCCAACGACCGCAACGGCATCACCCCCGGCGACTGCTCCGCTCTGATGAGCGAGATCGGCACCTACTTCGATCGCGCTGCTGCCGCTGTTGCCTGATTCAGGCCAACACGCCCCCTCAGGCCTGCCGGAGTCCCGTTTGATCGGGATCCTCCGGCAGGCCCTTCCATTGCAGAGCGGTGCGCCGCGCCCAGAGCAACAGCGGATAGAGCTGCCGGGAGCGCGGCGGCGCCGCAAACAGCTGGCCGAGCAACGCCAGCAATGGGTCGCTGGGCTGCAGACGCTGGCATAGCTCCGCAATCGCCTCGGCACCATGCCAGGCCTGATCTCCCTCCAGCAGCACCGCACCGCGCGCCAGATCCAAACCACGCGCCTTCAGCTGGGTCCGCAGGCTGTGATCGGCGCGACCATCGCAGATCTGCAGCTCCGGCAAACCACCCACCAGCTCACTGCGGAGCGCGAAGTGGCGGCAGAACGGACAGCCGCCGTCGTAAACGAGCACCAGGGACATTCCGCCATCCTGACGGTCGCCGCCGATCTGATGTGACCCGCCAGCCCCGGCTCCAGCCAGCCATGCAAACACTGCTGGCTGCGCTGCTGGTCGTGCTCATCCCCCTGCTACCGCTGCTCCACCCAGCGAGCGCCGAAGCCGCCGAGCAGTACCTCTGCGCCGGTGATCCCCTCAGCGCGGAGGTGGTTGCCGGTGCCGTGGATGCCCCAGGCATTCCCAACAGCAGCGGGGGCACCGTTCCGGGAGCCTTCATCGTGCTGCAGTGGCGCGGCGTGAGCCTGCAGCTACCGCGCACCAACAACGCCGGCGTACCCAGCTACAGCGATGGCCGCTGGTGGTGGCAGGCCCTCGATCCCGACCAGCCCGACTTCGCCCAGCGGCGTGGCGACTGGGAGAGCTATCGCTGCGAGCGGCCCCGTTAGGCCGCCTGCTCCTGCTCTGCGCGTTGCTGCTGGTGGCCGATCACGAGCAGCAACAGGCTGATCGCCCCCAGCAATCCCACCAGCAGACCCACCACCACCATGGTTCCGGTGAGTCCGTTGGCGTAAGCACCGGCGAGAACCTTCTCCACGGTGGAAGCCGATGCCTTGCCGTGGCTCAGCACGCCGCTGCTCAGGGCCGCGCGGGCCTTGGCCTCCAAGGCCGGAATCTCAGCGGGGCTGGCCCCCAGCTTCAGCAAGCGCTCCCGCAGGCTGGCGAAACCGAAGCCATTCACCATGGCGCCGCTGGCGGCAAAGCCCAGGGCGAACCCCAGCTGGCCGGAGGTGGTACGGAAGGCGGTGACCGCACCGAAATAGCGGGCAGGAGCCTCCTGCACAAACAGGGCCGATTGAGGCACCGCCACGAACGCCAGCCCCAACCCCACCAGCAGCAGCCCAGGCACCAGCGACAGATAGGTGCTCTCGGGCTGAATCCAGCCCAGCCAGATCACACCCACCACCAGGGTGATGCAACCGCCGGCCATCAGCTGCGTGGTGCGGCGACCGGGCGCCATCAACCGGCCCACCACAACGCCGCCGGCACCAAAACAGATCAGCAGTGGGAGCTGAGCCAGAGCCACCTGACTGGTGCTGTAGTGCTGCACCAGCTGCCAGAAGTTGCTGGTTTGCAGCTGCACCACGGCCTGGGCGAAGTTCCAGGCGATGCCGCTCACGATCGCGGCGGCGAAACAGCCGCGGCTATAGAGGGCCACCGGGAAGATCGGTTCGCTGCGGCGGCGCTCAATCGCCAGATGCACGGCGAACATCACCAAACCAGCGCCGGTGGGCGCCCAGAAGGCCGGCGCCTTGAACCCGGTGACGGCATGGCTCACACCGGTGAGCACCAGCACCATCGCCGCCGCGATCGTGATCAGCCCCGGCACATCGGCCTTGAGGTCGCGGTTGGCCGGCATCTCAGGCACGAGAACCGGCAGCAGCGGTAGACAGAGCAGCGCGATCACGGGCACCAGGCCAAGCGCCAGGCGCCAGCTGCTGTCGGCCAACACGCCCCCCAGCAGCGAGCCGAGGATGAAGCCCGCCACGATCAACAGGTTCCACAGGCCCAGAGCCCGGCCCAGCTGCTCGGGGCGGCTGACAAAACGCACCGCCGCAAACGACGCCGCGAGGATCGAGCCCAGGGCAATGCCCACCAGGGCACGGCCGAGCAGGAACAGGCCAGCCGTGGGCGCCAGCAGAGCGATCAGATCACCGGCGATGGTGAGCAGCAACGAGGCCGCCAGCACCCGGCGCCGGCCGAGGCGATCGCCCAGAAAGCCCATCAGCAGCACCGTGGCCGCCTGGGCCAGCGTGGAGATGCTGGCGGCGAAGGCCAGGGTGGAGCCGTGCATGTCGAGGGCGCGGCCGGCCTGCACCAGGGCGGTGTTGGCCACGGTGGGGTCGATCAGCTGCAGGCTGGCCAACACCCCCAGGTAGGGAACAACGAGATTGCTGGGTTTCACAGTCAGGCGGCGAGGGGCCAGGAAGGAGAAGGGGCCGTGGCACGGCTGATGGCCACGAGTTGTCCGCGGCGCTGGAGGGCGGAGCGCCAGGGCCGCTGCGGGGCAGACGCCAGCTCGATCCGATCGCCGACGCGATCGAAACGCACAGGACCCTCGGGGGTTTCGGCCAGCCACACCTCCCCCTTCACCCGCAGCACCTCCGCCGGCAGGTTCGAAGCCCAGGCCCGGAGCTGAGCGCGGCTGATCGGCACCTGCTGCAGCCACAGATCACTGCGGGCCAGCTGGCGCTCCTCATGGACGGGCGGCAGCGGGTGCTCGCTGAGCTCCACCAGGCGCTGCTCCAGCCACCGGCGGCGCTCAGCCACCACGGAGGGCTCCAGCCGATCGCCCTTGCTGAACTGCAGCACATCCACCCCCGCAAACTGCTGCTGCACCAGTTCGCCCACCCAGGGATCAGCCCAGAGGGCCTCGATCCGCTCCAGATCCACCACCAACAGGGTGCGCGCCAGCGTGAGCCCATGCAGCTGCAGCTGGGCGGCCACCCGCTCGGGAATCGCCATGCCGCTCGTTTCGATCAGCACGTGAGCGGGGGGATCGGGCCGCCGCGCCAGCTCCAGCAGCGCTGCCCCCAGGCCATCACGCAGGGTGCAGCAGACGCAGCCATCGGTGAGTTCGAGCACGCGGCCGTCACCGCGGCGCAGCCGCTCGGCATCCACGTTGATGCTGCCGAGATCATTCACGAGCACCGCCCAGCGCCGGTGGGCCGGATCCTGGAGCCAGCCATTGATCAGGGTGGTTTTACCGGATCCGAGGTAGCCGCCCACCACGGTGGCGGGCACACCGTTCAGCGCAGCCAGGGGAGAGGAGGCGTTCATCCGGCGACAGCTCCAGCGAGATCGCCATACACGCAGACGCCGTCCTTGACGGTGGCCACCACGTTGATCGAGAGCAGCTCCTCGGGAGTGAGGGCAGTGGGGTCGTGATCCAGCACCACCAGATCAGCGCGCTTGCCCACCGCCAGGCTGCCCTTGCTGTCCTCCTCGCGGATCTGCCAGGCCGCCTCGATCGTGAGGGCGCGCAGGGCGGCGTTCACATCCACCCGTTCGTGCTCACCGAGCACCACGCCGCTGCGACTGCGGCGGGTCATCGCCGTCTCCATCATCCGCATCGGCTCGATCGGCGTCACCGAGAAGTCGTTGTGGTTGGAGCAGTGCAGGCCCAGAGCGATGGCGCTGGCCATCGGACTCATCCAGCTGGCGCGCTCAAGGCCGAGATTGGCGATGTGCACATCGCCGTAGAAGAAGGCATGCACCGTGAAGAAGCTCGGGTGCAGGCCCAGCTCCACATACTGCTCCAGCTGGCCCGGCACCATGAACTGGGAGTGGATGATCACCGTGCGGTGGTCCTGCTCCGGGCTGAGACCAGCCTTGCGGCAGGCCTCGATCATCATCGAAATGGCCGCATCGCCATTGCAGTGGGCGAACATCTGAAGCCCTTGGCCAGCCAACTGGGCCACGGTGTCGTTGAGCACCTCTGGCGGGAACAGAGGCTGGCCGCGCCAGTTGGCTTCACCGTTCGGTCCGGGGGTGAGCAGCGGTTCACTCCAGAAGGCGGTCTTGCCCTGGGGTGAGCCGTCCACCAGCAGCTTGATGCCCTGCAGCTTCAGGTGCTGGTGGTAGGTGCCGAAGGCGTCGCGAGCCGGCTGTGGCAGCTCCAGGGAGCCACCGTGAAAATCGGGAAAGCGCTCGCGCAGCATCGCCGGCACCTCCAGCACCAGCGGCAGCAACACCAGATCGAGCAGCAAGCGGCCCTGCTGGGCAGCCTTCTGGAACAGGCCGAGATCAGCGGCACTGGTGGCGCCATCCTGGGCGGTGGTGATGCCCTGGCTCAGATAGAGCTGCTGCGCGTCGCCAAAGCGCTCCAACAGCTCCTCCTCCGAGGGCTTGGGCATGTGCACGAACAGCGGGATGAAGGCTGTTTCCATCACCAGGCCCGCCGGCTCGGTGCTGCCGGGCAGCCGCACGATCACCCCGCCGGCGGGATCGGGGGTGCTGGCGTCGTAACCCACCAGCTTCAGGGCACAGCTGTTGAGCACCGCTCCGTGATTGGAGTTGTGGATCAACATCAGCGGGTTGTCTGGAAACAGCGGATCGAGATCACGCTTGTCCAGCGGGCGGCCATCGGAGAGACCGTCGGGGTCGTAGCCGTAGGCCACCAACCACTGCCCCGGCTGCAGCGGATTGGCCTGCACGTGCTCCTGAAGCACCTGCTGCAGCGAGGCGATCGAGGTGACAGGTCCAGCCGGCGGCCGCTGGATGTTGGCCCACTTCACCACCTGCAGAGCATTGGTGAAATGCCCATGGGCATCGATGAAACCCGGCAGCAGGGTGCGTCCCTGGAGATCCACCCGGCGGGTCTGCGGGCCGGCGTGGACCATCACCTCATCCTTCGAGCCAACGGCAACGATGCATCCGCCGGCGATGGCGATCGCCTCAGCGCGGGGATGCGAAAACTCCATCGTGAGAATGGGGCCTCCAAAGAGAATCAGCTCGGCAACACTGGCCATTCGGTCAACGTGTGTTTCTGAGGGTTAGCGGGATCGGAAGCTTCCGTCATCCAAGCGAGAGAACTGTTAATCAACAACAGCGACGCATGTACGCCGTGGCCAGATGCCGGTGCGGGGTGGGATCACTCACACCGGCAGCCTCTTGAAAGGCCATGACATCAATGCATGCACCGCTCAGCCAGGTGTTCCGAACACTGATGCCATCGTCGAGATGGATCGGATCCACGTCGTAGGGATCGCGATCAAGCTGAACGAAATCCGCCAGTTTTCCCACCTCAATCGAACCAACCTCGTGCTCGCGGCCGAGGATGAAGGCCGCATCGATGGTCTGCGCCCGCAGGGCCTGATCGAGGCTCACCCGCTGATCGAGGCCATGGGCCTGTCCCGAAGTGGTGGTGCGGGTAACAGCCGTTTTGATGTTACCCAGAGGCGAGGGCGGACTCACCGAGCCATCGTTGTGATACGAGGGCCGCAGACCGGCATCGGTGGCGTCCTTGATGCGACACCAGTAGGAACCCTGCTCGTGATCGAACATCTGACCATCCAGCAGATCGCCCCAGTACTGGAACTGAAACACCCCCATCGAGGCGTACACACCCAGACTGGCGGCTCGCTGGAGTTGATCGGGCCGGGCGGCACCGAGATGCTCCAGGCGCCAGCGGTGATCCGTGCCAAGCAGGTTATGACGAGTGAGGGCAGCCTCAAAGGCATCAAGCACCACATCGAGAGCGGCATCACCATTGACATGAATCGCCATCTGCCAGTTCTGACTGCAGATGGACGACTGATGCTGTAAATCAAACTGGAGGCGATCACCACTCAGCTGATCGAGGATCGTATCGAGCTGTTCACGGGTGTAATTCATCGCGGTGGGGATCCCGGGCTTGATGCCGGCTGCCCGCACAACGGGTGTATCAAGATAAGGAAAAGTGAGGGCGATGTTGCCCACCCAAGGGGAGCCATCGGCCCAGAGCTTGATGCCCTTCTTCGCCAACATCTCCGGCGGCACCGTGGATTCCCAGGGCCCGGCACAGTCGCTCGCTGTGGACACGTGATAGAGCGAAATGCGCAAGGGGCAGTGCGGTAGCTGCGCGAGTGTCTCGAACGCTCCCTTCTGCGAACTGTTGTAGGTGAGCTCGGCCGCCGAAGTAATGCCATTGCCCGCCATCAGCGCATACCACTGCGCTGCCGAGGCCAGGGGGTGGGGCACCAGCTCACCCATCAGCGCCTCGATCAGCAGCATCAGCGTCGGCGCTTCAAA
This genomic stretch from Synechococcus sp. HK05 harbors:
- a CDS encoding L,D-transpeptidase; the encoded protein is MPLPMLLAATTLELGMASPPATLQPRPLLTLERTARRLPRTGDPIWDLRLDIPGEPVRHFDAVSGRADRQGANRDQMGSEAPLPVGRYRLGAIEPLGPRDPKELGPIWIGIEPEFSTGRRVLGIHLDPSAGRNWNSGTAGCIGLIRSNDMVALAELVRRSGTNTLVVAQ
- a CDS encoding NAD(P)H-dependent oxidoreductase, whose protein sequence is MQAIWPDGMPADSTTLLEALRWRYATKAFDANRQIDAPTWSALEEALVLTASSYGLQPWTFLVITDAAIRAELRPHSWNQSQITDCSHLVVLLKKRTITASDADRLIQATASTRGIEASVLDGYRQMIQVDLIDGPRSQIISQWAANQVYISLGNLLTSAALLGVDTCAIEGFSPADYDRILGLETSDYQSCVVCACGYRSADDKYASLAKVRYAASDLIEHR
- a CDS encoding methyltransferase domain-containing protein, which translates into the protein MSQSPDQPQEPMQELVQAYYGQELQSSADLKTSACCDADAVPAWLKPLLARVHPEVSSRYYGCGLVCPPLLEGCRILDLGSGSGRDVYLLAQLVGGSGEVVGVDMTPEQLEVARRHEAFHAEQFGYANVRFLEGRIEALEALDLEPASFDVIVSNCVLNLSTDKPAVLRGAQRLLKPGGEFYFSDVYADRRLPAAVQSHPVLYGECLGGALYWNDFLRMARAAGFADPRLVSDRPLEITEPELAALVGEARFYSATYRLFNISELEDACEDHGQAVIYRGSIGESPTRLEFDKHHSIEAGRVFPVCGNTYRMLQQTRFASHFEFIGDFDRHYGLFEGCGSVIPFDRSLVTAAAAESGGCC
- a CDS encoding phycocyanin subunit beta, with the protein product MFDAFTKVVAQADARGEFLNAGQIDALAAMVAESNKRMDAVNRITSNASKIVTGAARDLFDQQPALIAPGGNAYTHRRMAACLRDMEIILRYVTYAVFTGDASVLEDRCLNGLRETYLALGVPGASVAEGVRKMKDAAIAIANDRNGITPGDCSALMSEIGTYFDRAAAAVA
- a CDS encoding DCC1-like thiol-disulfide oxidoreductase family protein, with protein sequence MSLVLVYDGGCPFCRHFALRSELVGGLPELQICDGRADHSLRTQLKARGLDLARGAVLLEGDQAWHGAEAIAELCQRLQPSDPLLALLGQLFAAPPRSRQLYPLLLWARRTALQWKGLPEDPDQTGLRQA
- a CDS encoding MFS transporter, producing the protein MKPSNLVVPYLGVLASLQLIDPTVANTALVQAGRALDMHGSTLAFAASISTLAQAATVLLMGFLGDRLGRRRVLAASLLLTIAGDLIALLAPTAGLFLLGRALVGIALGSILAASFAAVRFVSRPEQLGRALGLWNLLIVAGFILGSLLGGVLADSSWRLALGLVPVIALLCLPLLPVLVPEMPANRDLKADVPGLITIAAAMVLVLTGVSHAVTGFKAPAFWAPTGAGLVMFAVHLAIERRRSEPIFPVALYSRGCFAAAIVSGIAWNFAQAVVQLQTSNFWQLVQHYSTSQVALAQLPLLICFGAGGVVVGRLMAPGRRTTQLMAGGCITLVVGVIWLGWIQPESTYLSLVPGLLLVGLGLAFVAVPQSALFVQEAPARYFGAVTAFRTTSGQLGFALGFAASGAMVNGFGFASLRERLLKLGASPAEIPALEAKARAALSSGVLSHGKASASTVEKVLAGAYANGLTGTMVVVGLLVGLLGAISLLLLVIGHQQQRAEQEQAA
- a CDS encoding GTP-binding protein translates to MNASSPLAALNGVPATVVGGYLGSGKTTLINGWLQDPAHRRWAVLVNDLGSINVDAERLRRGDGRVLELTDGCVCCTLRDGLGAALLELARRPDPPAHVLIETSGMAIPERVAAQLQLHGLTLARTLLVVDLERIEALWADPWVGELVQQQFAGVDVLQFSKGDRLEPSVVAERRRWLEQRLVELSEHPLPPVHEERQLARSDLWLQQVPISRAQLRAWASNLPAEVLRVKGEVWLAETPEGPVRFDRVGDRIELASAPQRPWRSALQRRGQLVAISRATAPSPSWPLAA
- a CDS encoding amidohydrolase, which encodes MASVAELILFGGPILTMEFSHPRAEAIAIAGGCIVAVGSKDEVMVHAGPQTRRVDLQGRTLLPGFIDAHGHFTNALQVVKWANIQRPPAGPVTSIASLQQVLQEHVQANPLQPGQWLVAYGYDPDGLSDGRPLDKRDLDPLFPDNPLMLIHNSNHGAVLNSCALKLVGYDASTPDPAGGVIVRLPGSTEPAGLVMETAFIPLFVHMPKPSEEELLERFGDAQQLYLSQGITTAQDGATSAADLGLFQKAAQQGRLLLDLVLLPLVLEVPAMLRERFPDFHGGSLELPQPARDAFGTYHQHLKLQGIKLLVDGSPQGKTAFWSEPLLTPGPNGEANWRGQPLFPPEVLNDTVAQLAGQGLQMFAHCNGDAAISMMIEACRKAGLSPEQDHRTVIIHSQFMVPGQLEQYVELGLHPSFFTVHAFFYGDVHIANLGLERASWMSPMASAIALGLHCSNHNDFSVTPIEPMRMMETAMTRRSRSGVVLGEHERVDVNAALRALTIEAAWQIREEDSKGSLAVGKRADLVVLDHDPTALTPEELLSINVVATVKDGVCVYGDLAGAVAG
- a CDS encoding amidohydrolase, producing MNPAQPVVSAVGVGADGRIQAVGDQAHCERQLPDAELIDLGSDVLLPGFVESHSHPVLSGVATQPPAYWIAPYVGYPTWAAVTALFEKVQAEAPPGQALLFNGFDRLLHGTAAPDRTVLDVYFPDREVLVLDNSGHAAYFNSAVIERMGWSVAPPPDPVGGSFGRNADGTSNGQSFEAPTLMLLIEALMGELVPHPLASAAQWYALMAGNGITSAAELTYNSSQKGAFETLAQLPHCPLRISLYHVSTASDCAGPWESTVPPEMLAKKGIKLWADGSPWVGNIALTFPYLDTPVVRAAGIKPGIPTAMNYTREQLDTILDQLSGDRLQFDLQHQSSICSQNWQMAIHVNGDAALDVVLDAFEAALTRHNLLGTDHRWRLEHLGAARPDQLQRAASLGVYASMGVFQFQYWGDLLDGQMFDHEQGSYWCRIKDATDAGLRPSYHNDGSVSPPSPLGNIKTAVTRTTTSGQAHGLDQRVSLDQALRAQTIDAAFILGREHEVGSIEVGKLADFVQLDRDPYDVDPIHLDDGISVRNTWLSGACIDVMAFQEAAGVSDPTPHRHLATAYMRRCC